One region of Paucibacter aquatile genomic DNA includes:
- a CDS encoding zinc-finger domain-containing protein — MSEAKSIVEVTAQDVQGPGVVACPNPKMTQWSSHPKVFIDLSHEGQGKCPYCGTVYKLKAGETLHSHH, encoded by the coding sequence ATGAGCGAAGCCAAATCCATCGTCGAAGTCACGGCTCAGGATGTGCAGGGCCCGGGCGTTGTGGCCTGCCCCAACCCCAAGATGACGCAGTGGAGCAGCCACCCCAAGGTCTTCATCGACCTGAGCCATGAAGGCCAGGGCAAGTGCCCCTACTGCGGCACCGTCTACAAGCTGAAAGCCGGCGAAACCCTGCACAGCCACCACTGA
- a CDS encoding DMT family transporter → MSTSAISTRWLFWGPTLIWASTWHVILYQLDSGVPVLNSVGWRFAIASALLFALARWRRESLAMPGSAHLLMLATGIVQYSGNYYSVYEAERHIPSGLVAVLFCLMVFGNALSGRIFFGQTVTRRFLLCASGGVVGVVLIFWPEIAETGARPTAALGLGLGLLAVLAACIGNVLTLTLTRRGLPLVPILAWSMGYGAVFLLLMSLFSGQGLHFDWHAPYVLSLLYLAVFGSVTAFVLYFKLAQLQGPARAALTGVVIPVIALVISAALEGWAPSLLSLAGMALCLGSIYLATRPVR, encoded by the coding sequence ATGTCGACTTCTGCGATTTCCACCCGCTGGCTGTTCTGGGGCCCCACGCTGATCTGGGCCAGCACCTGGCATGTGATCCTCTACCAGCTGGACAGCGGCGTGCCGGTGCTCAATTCGGTGGGCTGGCGTTTTGCCATCGCGTCGGCCTTGCTGTTCGCGCTGGCGCGTTGGCGGCGCGAGTCCCTGGCCATGCCAGGCTCGGCCCATCTGCTGATGCTGGCCACCGGCATCGTGCAGTACAGCGGCAATTACTACTCGGTCTACGAGGCCGAGCGTCACATCCCCAGCGGCCTGGTGGCAGTGCTGTTCTGCCTGATGGTGTTCGGCAACGCGCTGAGCGGCCGAATCTTCTTCGGTCAGACGGTGACCCGCCGCTTCTTGCTCTGCGCCAGCGGTGGCGTGGTCGGCGTGGTGTTGATTTTCTGGCCCGAGATCGCCGAGACCGGCGCGCGCCCCACGGCCGCCCTGGGCTTGGGCTTGGGGCTGCTGGCCGTGCTGGCCGCCTGCATCGGCAATGTGCTGACCCTGACGCTGACGCGGCGCGGCCTGCCCCTGGTGCCCATCCTCGCCTGGAGCATGGGCTATGGCGCCGTCTTTCTGTTGCTGATGTCGCTGTTCAGCGGTCAGGGCCTGCATTTCGACTGGCATGCACCCTATGTGCTGAGCCTGCTTTACCTGGCGGTGTTCGGCTCGGTCACCGCCTTTGTTCTGTATTTCAAGCTGGCGCAGTTGCAAGGGCCGGCGCGCGCCGCGCTGACCGGGGTGGTGATCCCGGTGATCGCCCTCGTGATCTCGGCGGCGCTGGAGGGCTGGGCGCCCAGCCTGCTCTCGCTGGCCGGCATGGCTTTGTGCCTGGGCAGCATCTATCTGGCCACGCGACCCGTGCGCTAA
- a CDS encoding LysE family transporter encodes MEFSTWLAFFAASWAISLSPGAGAIAAMSSGLNHGFRRGYFTTFGLILGILTQILLVGAGLGALIATSSIGFAIVKWLGVAYLVYLGIQQWRAPATPMVAADNDAAQVTRRQLVLRGWAINAVNPKGTVFLLAVVPQFLDLKASLVQQYLVIAATLGFTDLVVMAGYTVLAARVLSALRSPAHIKAMNRTFGGLFVAAGALLASFKRSV; translated from the coding sequence ATGGAGTTTTCGACCTGGTTGGCATTTTTTGCCGCCTCCTGGGCCATCAGCCTGTCGCCGGGTGCCGGCGCGATCGCGGCCATGAGCTCGGGCCTCAACCACGGTTTTCGGCGCGGCTACTTCACCACCTTCGGTCTGATCCTGGGCATCCTGACCCAGATCCTGCTGGTGGGCGCGGGCTTGGGCGCCCTGATCGCCACCTCCAGCATCGGCTTTGCCATCGTCAAATGGCTGGGCGTGGCCTACCTCGTCTACCTCGGCATCCAGCAATGGCGCGCGCCAGCCACGCCCATGGTGGCGGCCGACAACGACGCGGCCCAGGTGACGCGACGCCAACTGGTGCTGCGCGGCTGGGCCATCAACGCGGTCAACCCCAAGGGCACGGTCTTCCTGCTGGCGGTGGTGCCGCAGTTTCTGGATCTCAAGGCCAGCCTTGTGCAGCAGTACCTGGTGATTGCGGCCACCCTGGGCTTCACCGATCTGGTGGTGATGGCCGGCTACACGGTGCTGGCCGCAAGGGTGCTCTCGGCCCTGCGTTCACCGGCGCATATCAAGGCCATGAACCGCACCTTCGGCGGCCTCTTTGTCGCCGCCGGGGCCTTGCTGGCCAGCTTCAAGCGCAGTGTCTGA
- the radA gene encoding DNA repair protein RadA, with protein sequence MAKEKSIYTCSDCGGISPKWLGKCPSCGAWNTLIEGVAEAPGAGGKNNRYQALAKSQPVATLSEIEATDFERTPTGQDELDRVLGGGIVAGGVVLIGGDPGIGKSTLLLQAVEDLSQKLPVLYVTGEESGAQIAMRSRRLGLSGHKVRVLAEISLEKILATLEAETPAFCVIDSIQTLYSEHLSSAPGSVAQVRECAAQLTRTAKASGCAMVLVGHVTKEGSLAGPRVLEHIVDTVLYFEGDTHSSFRLVRAIKNRFGAVNEIGVFAMTEKGLKGVANPSAIFLSTHGEPVPGSCVLVTLEGTRPLLVELQALVDGGGPSPRRLSVGLDRDRLAMLLAVLHRHAGVATQDQDVFINAVGGVRINEPAADLAVLLAIQSSLRGRPLPKGFIAFGEVGLAGEVRPAPRGQERLKEAAKLGFSVAVVPKANAPKKPIEGLTVHAVERIEEAMDCVRGL encoded by the coding sequence ATGGCCAAAGAAAAATCCATCTACACCTGCTCGGACTGCGGCGGCATCAGCCCCAAATGGCTGGGCAAATGCCCCAGCTGCGGCGCCTGGAACACCTTGATCGAGGGCGTGGCCGAGGCGCCCGGCGCGGGCGGCAAGAACAACCGCTACCAGGCCCTGGCCAAGAGCCAGCCGGTGGCCACGCTGAGCGAGATCGAGGCCACCGATTTCGAGCGCACCCCCACGGGCCAGGACGAGCTGGACCGCGTGCTCGGCGGCGGCATCGTCGCTGGCGGCGTGGTGCTGATCGGCGGCGACCCGGGCATCGGCAAGTCCACCCTGCTGCTGCAAGCGGTGGAAGACCTGTCGCAGAAGCTGCCCGTGCTCTACGTCACTGGCGAAGAGTCGGGCGCGCAGATCGCCATGCGCTCGCGCCGCCTGGGCCTCTCGGGCCACAAGGTGCGCGTGCTGGCCGAGATCAGCCTGGAAAAAATCCTGGCCACGCTGGAGGCCGAGACGCCGGCCTTCTGCGTCATCGACTCGATCCAGACCCTGTACTCCGAACACCTGAGCTCGGCCCCCGGCTCGGTGGCCCAAGTGCGTGAATGCGCGGCCCAGCTGACGCGCACGGCCAAGGCCAGCGGCTGCGCCATGGTGCTGGTCGGCCATGTCACCAAGGAAGGCTCACTGGCCGGGCCGCGCGTGCTGGAGCACATCGTCGACACGGTGCTGTACTTCGAGGGCGACACCCACAGCAGCTTCCGCCTGGTGCGGGCGATCAAGAACCGCTTTGGTGCCGTCAACGAGATCGGCGTCTTCGCCATGACCGAGAAAGGCCTCAAGGGCGTGGCCAACCCCAGCGCCATCTTCCTGAGCACCCACGGCGAGCCGGTGCCCGGCAGCTGTGTGCTGGTGACGCTGGAGGGCACACGGCCCCTGCTGGTCGAGCTGCAAGCCCTGGTCGATGGCGGCGGGCCCAGCCCGCGCCGGCTCTCGGTCGGCCTGGACCGCGACCGCCTGGCCATGCTGCTGGCCGTGCTGCACCGCCATGCCGGCGTGGCCACCCAGGATCAGGATGTCTTCATCAACGCCGTCGGCGGCGTGCGCATCAACGAGCCGGCGGCCGACCTGGCCGTGCTGCTGGCCATCCAGAGCTCGCTGCGCGGCCGTCCCCTTCCCAAGGGCTTCATCGCCTTCGGCGAGGTCGGTCTGGCCGGTGAGGTGCGCCCCGCACCGCGGGGCCAGGAGCGCTTGAAAGAAGCCGCCAAGCTGGGCTTCAGCGTCGCCGTCGTGCCGAAGGCCAATGCGCCCAAGAAGCCCATCGAAGGCCTGACCGTGCATGCGGTCGAGCGCATCGAGGAAGCGATGGACTGCGTCAGGGGGCTATAA
- a CDS encoding YybH family protein, with the protein MQSRSKAQAAALLASPEDTEQQFYEALQQADLDRLMEVWADEEEISCVHPGGPRVVGLGAIRAAFETVFLQGAIPAHPERVRRLHTGDTAIHQVLERVQVDGPDGQQSAWVIATNVYLKTAFGWRMVLHHASPGSAHDIQEVIEEPSVLH; encoded by the coding sequence ATGCAGTCGCGCAGCAAAGCTCAGGCCGCCGCCCTGCTGGCCTCGCCCGAGGACACCGAACAGCAGTTCTACGAAGCCCTGCAGCAGGCCGATCTGGACCGGCTGATGGAGGTCTGGGCCGACGAGGAGGAAATCTCCTGTGTCCACCCCGGCGGCCCGCGCGTCGTGGGCCTGGGCGCGATCCGCGCCGCCTTCGAGACCGTCTTTCTGCAAGGCGCCATCCCAGCCCACCCCGAGCGCGTGCGGCGCCTGCACACCGGCGACACCGCCATCCACCAGGTGCTGGAGCGCGTGCAGGTGGACGGCCCGGACGGCCAGCAAAGCGCCTGGGTGATCGCCACCAATGTCTACCTCAAGACCGCCTTCGGCTGGCGCATGGTGCTGCACCACGCCAGCCCGGGCAGCGCGCATGACATCCAGGAAGTGATCGAAGAGCCTTCGGTGCTGCACTGA
- a CDS encoding PspC domain-containing protein, whose product MSLSNELERLAELHQRGQLSDEEFQRAKERLLQGQAASPEAGAQNRSSSAADAGLGSAINRLQRSREERWLGGVCGGLMVVSGTAAWIWRLLFLALLFCHGAGLITYLVLWLLVPEAPKPVPGLGWHNDESTRKAPSL is encoded by the coding sequence ATGTCCCTCAGCAACGAACTCGAACGCCTGGCCGAACTCCATCAACGCGGCCAACTGTCCGACGAAGAGTTTCAGCGCGCCAAGGAGCGGCTGTTGCAGGGTCAAGCGGCCAGCCCCGAAGCTGGCGCACAGAACCGCAGCTCGTCCGCGGCCGACGCCGGCCTGGGCTCAGCCATCAACCGCCTGCAACGCAGCCGCGAGGAACGCTGGCTGGGCGGCGTCTGCGGTGGCCTGATGGTCGTCAGCGGCACGGCCGCCTGGATCTGGCGCCTGCTCTTCCTGGCCTTGCTGTTCTGCCACGGCGCCGGCCTGATCACCTACCTGGTGCTCTGGCTGCTGGTGCCCGAAGCACCCAAGCCCGTCCCGGGCCTGGGCTGGCACAACGACGAGAGCACTCGCAAGGCGCCCTCGCTCTGA
- a CDS encoding PEP-CTERM sorting domain-containing protein: protein MRLFKQAAALLLSGAALLASSLAHADTVWAWSYSGSGVTASGTLTTGGAALVPEDILSISGTRNGQTILGLVPLGEDSNFLYDNKFVNDGAYFSEAGLLFDVGGGDAGHFNVYFFEGQHFDLQVIDGQAIEIPISFSVTAVPEAATYVYMALGLAGLGALSRRRRGVATSA from the coding sequence ATGAGATTGTTCAAGCAAGCTGCAGCTCTGCTGCTGAGTGGTGCCGCGTTGCTGGCCTCGAGCCTGGCCCACGCGGACACGGTCTGGGCCTGGTCCTACAGCGGCTCGGGCGTGACCGCGTCCGGCACCCTGACCACCGGCGGTGCCGCCCTGGTGCCCGAGGACATCCTCAGCATCAGCGGCACGCGCAATGGCCAGACCATCCTCGGCCTGGTGCCGCTGGGGGAAGACAGCAACTTCCTCTACGACAACAAGTTCGTCAACGATGGCGCTTACTTCAGCGAAGCGGGTCTGCTGTTCGACGTGGGCGGCGGCGATGCCGGCCACTTCAATGTGTACTTTTTCGAAGGCCAGCACTTCGACTTGCAAGTGATCGACGGTCAGGCGATCGAGATTCCGATCAGTTTCTCCGTCACGGCCGTGCCTGAAGCTGCCACTTATGTCTACATGGCCCTGGGCCTGGCAGGTCTGGGTGCACTGAGCCGTCGTCGCCGTGGCGTCGCCACCTCGGCCTGA
- a CDS encoding YheT family hydrolase — protein MQYSAPRWLPGGHAQTIWSALWARHHGGPALRFQRQRWDTPDGDFIDVDWLNYAPPEAGDDAFWPLPAIPPEGTPRPPLLVLFHGLEGSSQSQYAQAFATVARSRGWACALPHFRGCSGELNHAPRAYHSGDFEEIAWILARCKQQHGGPVLAVGISLGGNALLRWAEEHGQSAALTARAVAAVCSPIDLAASGRAIGSGFSRLVYTRMFLKTMVPKALRKLEQHPGLFDGERLRRARDLYEFDNIFTAPLHGFRDTEDYWARASAKPHLRRIGIPALVLNARNDPFVPAHSLPQARDVGAFVTLWQPAHGGHVGFTHGKPPGEVFTMPEQVCDWLSRALG, from the coding sequence ATGCAGTACTCCGCGCCGCGCTGGCTGCCCGGCGGCCACGCCCAGACCATCTGGTCTGCCCTCTGGGCCCGCCACCACGGCGGCCCGGCCCTGCGCTTCCAGCGCCAGCGCTGGGACACACCGGACGGCGATTTCATCGACGTCGACTGGCTCAACTACGCCCCGCCCGAAGCCGGCGACGACGCCTTCTGGCCCCTGCCCGCCATCCCGCCCGAGGGCACGCCACGGCCGCCGCTGCTGGTGCTCTTCCATGGCCTGGAGGGCAGCTCGCAAAGCCAGTACGCCCAAGCCTTTGCCACCGTCGCGCGCTCGCGCGGCTGGGCCTGCGCCCTGCCGCATTTCCGCGGCTGCTCGGGCGAGCTGAACCATGCGCCACGCGCCTACCACTCGGGCGATTTCGAAGAGATCGCCTGGATCCTGGCCCGTTGCAAGCAGCAGCATGGCGGCCCGGTGCTGGCCGTGGGCATCTCGCTGGGCGGCAATGCCTTGCTGCGCTGGGCCGAGGAGCATGGCCAGAGCGCCGCCCTGACCGCCCGCGCCGTGGCCGCCGTCTGCTCGCCCATCGACCTGGCCGCCTCGGGCCGGGCCATCGGCAGCGGCTTCAGCCGCCTGGTCTACACCCGCATGTTCCTCAAGACCATGGTGCCCAAGGCCCTGCGCAAGCTGGAGCAGCACCCGGGCCTGTTCGATGGCGAACGCCTGCGCCGCGCCCGCGATCTCTACGAGTTCGACAACATCTTCACCGCCCCGCTGCACGGCTTCCGCGACACCGAGGACTACTGGGCGCGCGCCTCGGCCAAGCCGCATCTGCGCCGCATCGGCATCCCGGCCCTGGTGCTCAATGCCCGCAACGACCCCTTTGTGCCGGCGCACAGCCTGCCGCAGGCGCGCGATGTCGGCGCCTTCGTCACGCTCTGGCAGCCGGCCCACGGCGGCCATGTCGGATTCACCCACGGCAAGCCGCCGGGCGAGGTCTTCACCATGCCCGAGCAGGTCTGCGACTGGCTGAGCCGGGCGCTGGGTTGA
- a CDS encoding sensor domain-containing diguanylate cyclase: MKLRWTLPGLNSQARWLRWRGLPLAVFLISLGLTLSFWHSEQRREQAVQRQAFDASLRDVSERIEQRMAAHAHLLQGAQGFLAASPQVDAQAFRRYVEALPLGADFAGVQGLAWVQAQPGPRGPAYRVMQMEPGVARNQALLQLDLAAQPALRELLQQAQESGHLALSARLNLADLGLPAQPGFVLALPVYRGVALPDTPAARREALKAWVLAPVAAGELMASLYGELPAALSLALYDGQDLLERHLLYRRADASWQRSAQAGVQAPPASDRQAREYLVLGGRTWTLQLSAGPAFAARHGADYAPNVLRMGVLLSVLLSLLAWMLGHARERAQALAEQMTRALRESEQRWAFAVEGAGDGVWDWDLPHGRLSSSVRWKQLMGLPPLPADLPMEQFWSLIHPEDLPRVRSEAQACLDGSQAQFSTEYRVAGGVGRWNWVLARGTVVERNRQQQPLRMIGTLSDINARRQSEERVRFMALHDPLTELANRAHFDERLRFALAHARRYHEPVGLILLDLDRFKPINDQFGHAVGDQLLQTVARRIKAAVRETDTVGRIGGDEFVVLLSGALSRESAQGVADKIYTQVAQPMELGGVRLEITCSLGLALFPEDGQDELSLAKSADDAMYRNKRAGRPWLRDDLARPLNRGRFQT, translated from the coding sequence ATGAAGCTGCGCTGGACCCTGCCGGGACTGAATTCGCAAGCGCGCTGGCTGCGTTGGCGCGGCCTGCCGCTGGCCGTGTTCCTGATCAGTCTGGGCCTGACCTTGAGCTTCTGGCATTCCGAGCAAAGGCGTGAGCAGGCCGTGCAGCGCCAGGCTTTTGACGCCAGCCTGCGCGACGTCAGCGAACGCATCGAGCAGCGCATGGCCGCCCATGCTCACCTGTTGCAAGGTGCACAGGGCTTTCTCGCGGCCAGCCCTCAAGTCGATGCTCAGGCTTTTCGGCGTTATGTCGAGGCCCTGCCCCTGGGGGCGGATTTCGCCGGGGTGCAAGGTCTGGCCTGGGTGCAGGCCCAGCCCGGGCCGCGCGGACCCGCCTACCGGGTGATGCAGATGGAGCCCGGCGTGGCGCGCAACCAGGCCCTCTTGCAGCTGGATCTGGCTGCCCAGCCGGCGCTGCGCGAGCTGCTGCAGCAGGCGCAGGAGTCCGGCCACCTGGCCTTGTCGGCCCGTCTCAATCTGGCCGATCTGGGGCTGCCCGCCCAGCCCGGCTTTGTGCTGGCGCTGCCGGTCTACCGCGGTGTGGCCTTGCCCGACACGCCCGCTGCCCGCCGCGAGGCGCTCAAGGCCTGGGTGCTGGCGCCGGTGGCGGCAGGCGAGCTGATGGCCAGCCTCTACGGTGAGCTGCCGGCCGCGCTCTCGCTGGCGCTGTACGACGGCCAGGATTTGTTGGAACGCCATCTGCTTTACCGGCGTGCCGACGCCAGTTGGCAGCGCAGTGCCCAAGCCGGCGTGCAGGCGCCGCCGGCAAGTGATCGCCAGGCGCGTGAGTATCTGGTGCTGGGCGGTCGCACCTGGACCCTGCAACTGTCCGCCGGCCCGGCTTTCGCTGCCCGCCATGGCGCCGACTACGCGCCCAATGTCTTGCGCATGGGCGTGCTGCTGAGCGTGCTGCTGAGCCTGCTGGCCTGGATGCTGGGTCATGCCCGCGAGCGCGCCCAGGCCCTGGCCGAGCAGATGACCCGCGCCCTGCGCGAGAGCGAGCAGCGCTGGGCTTTTGCGGTAGAAGGTGCGGGCGATGGTGTCTGGGATTGGGACCTGCCGCACGGCCGGCTCAGCAGCTCGGTGCGCTGGAAGCAGCTGATGGGTTTGCCACCGCTGCCGGCCGATTTGCCCATGGAGCAGTTCTGGAGCCTGATCCACCCCGAGGACCTGCCGCGCGTGCGCAGCGAGGCCCAGGCCTGCCTGGACGGCAGCCAGGCGCAGTTCTCCACCGAGTACCGGGTGGCTGGCGGTGTGGGCCGCTGGAACTGGGTGCTGGCTCGCGGCACCGTGGTCGAGCGCAATCGCCAGCAGCAGCCCCTGCGCATGATCGGCACGCTGTCGGACATCAATGCCCGCCGCCAGTCCGAGGAGCGAGTGCGCTTCATGGCCTTGCACGACCCGCTGACCGAGCTGGCCAACCGCGCGCATTTCGACGAGCGCCTGCGCTTCGCCCTGGCCCATGCCCGGCGCTACCACGAGCCGGTGGGCCTGATCCTGCTGGACCTGGATCGCTTCAAGCCCATCAACGACCAGTTCGGCCATGCTGTGGGCGACCAGCTCTTGCAGACGGTGGCGCGCCGCATCAAGGCTGCGGTGCGCGAGACCGACACCGTGGGCCGCATCGGCGGCGATGAGTTCGTGGTCTTGCTCAGCGGGGCCCTCAGCCGCGAATCGGCTCAGGGCGTGGCGGACAAGATCTACACCCAGGTGGCCCAGCCCATGGAGCTGGGCGGCGTGCGTCTGGAGATCACCTGCTCACTGGGCCTGGCCCTGTTCCCCGAGGACGGCCAGGACGAGCTGAGCCTGGCCAAGAGCGCCGACGACGCCATGTACCGCAACAAACGGGCGGGCCGTCCCTGGCTGCGAGACGACTTGGCGCGCCCGCTGAATCGAGGCCGTTTTCAAACATAA
- the fumC gene encoding class II fumarate hydratase, whose amino-acid sequence MPDTHTAAQRLEHDSFGDIAVPADHLWGAQTQRSLQFFAISTERQAPELIHALVLVKKISARVNGELGLLSADKAAAIVAAADEVLAGRWAEEFPLSVWQTGSGTQTNMNVNEVLANRASELLGGVRGPARRVHPNDEVNLGQSSNDVFPTAMHIAAALAIEQQLMPALDELRGQLDLKAQAFADIIKIGRTHLQDATPLTLGQEFSGYVAQLEQGRLHLQAALPHLYQLALGGTAVGIGLNAHPAFAARAAAGIAEATGLPFVSAPNKFEVMAAADALVHGHGVLKTVAASLMKIANDIRWLASGPRCGIGELQIPENEPGSSIMPGKVNPTQSEALTMICCQVFGNDVALNIGGASGNFELNVFRPMMAHNFLQSARLLSDGARSFARHCVAGIAPRRARIEQLLNESLMLVTALAPHIGYDRASAIAKHAHAHGLSLREAALQLGELSGEQFDQWVRVEDMVGR is encoded by the coding sequence ATGCCCGACACCCACACCGCAGCCCAGCGGCTTGAGCACGACAGCTTTGGCGACATCGCCGTGCCGGCCGATCACCTCTGGGGCGCGCAGACACAGCGCTCGCTGCAGTTCTTCGCCATCTCCACCGAACGCCAGGCCCCCGAGCTGATCCATGCACTGGTGCTGGTGAAGAAGATCAGCGCCCGCGTCAATGGGGAGTTAGGTCTGCTGAGCGCCGACAAGGCCGCCGCCATCGTCGCGGCCGCCGATGAAGTGCTGGCCGGGCGCTGGGCCGAGGAGTTTCCACTCTCGGTCTGGCAGACCGGCTCGGGCACGCAGACGAATATGAATGTCAACGAGGTGCTGGCCAACCGGGCCAGCGAGCTGCTCGGCGGCGTGCGCGGGCCGGCGCGGCGGGTGCACCCGAACGACGAGGTCAACCTCGGCCAGTCCTCCAACGATGTCTTTCCCACGGCCATGCACATCGCTGCCGCGCTGGCCATCGAGCAGCAGCTGATGCCGGCCCTGGACGAGTTGCGCGGCCAGCTCGACCTCAAGGCCCAGGCCTTTGCCGACATCATCAAGATCGGCCGCACCCATCTGCAAGACGCCACGCCGCTGACCCTGGGCCAGGAGTTCTCGGGCTATGTTGCCCAGCTGGAGCAGGGCCGCTTGCATCTGCAGGCCGCCCTGCCCCACCTCTACCAGCTGGCCCTGGGCGGCACGGCAGTTGGCATCGGCCTGAACGCCCACCCGGCCTTTGCCGCCCGGGCCGCGGCCGGCATCGCCGAGGCGACCGGCCTGCCCTTTGTCAGTGCGCCCAACAAGTTTGAGGTGATGGCGGCGGCCGATGCGCTGGTGCACGGCCACGGCGTGCTCAAGACGGTGGCCGCGAGCCTGATGAAAATTGCCAACGACATCCGCTGGCTGGCGAGCGGCCCGCGCTGCGGCATCGGCGAGCTGCAGATTCCGGAGAACGAGCCGGGCTCCTCCATCATGCCGGGCAAGGTCAACCCGACCCAGAGCGAGGCGCTGACCATGATCTGCTGCCAGGTCTTCGGCAATGACGTGGCGCTCAATATCGGCGGCGCCAGCGGCAACTTCGAGCTCAACGTCTTCCGGCCCATGATGGCCCACAACTTCCTGCAAAGCGCCCGCCTGCTCAGCGACGGCGCGCGCAGCTTCGCCCGCCACTGCGTGGCCGGCATCGCGCCGCGACGTGCGCGCATCGAGCAGCTGCTGAACGAATCCTTGATGCTGGTGACGGCGCTGGCGCCGCACATCGGCTACGACCGGGCCAGCGCCATCGCCAAACACGCGCACGCGCATGGCCTGAGCCTGCGCGAGGCGGCCCTGCAACTGGGCGAGCTCAGCGGCGAACAGTTCGACCAATGGGTGCGGGTCGAGGACATGGTGGGGCGCTGA
- a CDS encoding substrate-binding periplasmic protein yields MFAALGFGLIGQAVQAQAPTPGPDCSRPFSLALHEHGLLYSAATGSGIDKDIADEMARRSGCKFFVSLMPRARIWQLIESGALDFSLSGISNPQREKFASFAWCFRNRYQLLLRRDAQVRTLEDFERQRKLQLGVIRSFRYSESANHLVDRLAEQQRLVHANGLTALFDALVAGQIQAMIVEPFDLPSLESARIREQTQVLEFGDAPVQHGLIMSRASLSDAEQARWRALIQDMQADGSLLRIFEKYFKPELARAMVARP; encoded by the coding sequence TTGTTTGCGGCCCTCGGTTTCGGCCTGATCGGGCAGGCCGTGCAGGCCCAAGCACCGACCCCGGGGCCGGATTGTTCGCGCCCATTCAGCCTGGCCTTGCATGAGCACGGCTTGCTCTACTCGGCGGCCACCGGCAGCGGCATCGACAAGGACATCGCCGACGAAATGGCCCGGCGCAGCGGTTGCAAGTTCTTCGTCTCGCTGATGCCACGTGCGCGCATCTGGCAGCTGATCGAAAGCGGGGCGCTCGATTTCAGCCTTTCCGGCATCAGCAATCCGCAGCGCGAGAAGTTCGCCAGCTTTGCCTGGTGCTTTCGCAACCGTTACCAGCTGCTGCTGCGGCGTGACGCTCAGGTGCGCACGCTCGAAGACTTTGAACGCCAGCGCAAGCTGCAGCTGGGTGTGATCCGCAGCTTTCGTTACAGCGAGAGCGCCAACCATCTGGTCGACCGCCTGGCCGAGCAGCAGCGTCTGGTTCACGCCAACGGCTTGACGGCACTGTTCGATGCTCTGGTGGCCGGCCAGATCCAAGCCATGATCGTTGAGCCCTTTGACCTGCCGAGCTTGGAGTCAGCCCGGATACGCGAGCAGACCCAGGTGCTGGAGTTCGGCGATGCGCCGGTGCAGCATGGCTTGATCATGTCGCGCGCCAGTTTGAGCGACGCCGAGCAAGCACGCTGGCGCGCCTTGATCCAGGACATGCAGGCCGACGGCAGTTTGCTGCGCATCTTTGAAAAGTACTTCAAGCCCGAGCTGGCGCGGGCCATGGTGGCGCGACCATGA
- a CDS encoding PEP-CTERM sorting domain-containing protein produces MSLTSKFLIKPLALAALVAAAGAAQASVTVYTSQAAFLAAVTAPGVDTFTGFSITGSTPSPITRSAGAYGYTASVTTTSFFGAGTTANPWLSTNTATDTITFNNFTGGVSAFGGNFFGSNIAGLFAAGDVVLTATDASGTYTQSITGATTSSFLGFVSDGPLLSATLAAVQPASGFLWPTADNLTLAAVAAVPEPGTYALLLSGLGVLGFMARRRREG; encoded by the coding sequence ATGTCGCTCACCTCCAAATTCCTGATCAAGCCTCTGGCTTTGGCCGCACTGGTCGCCGCCGCCGGCGCTGCGCAAGCTTCCGTGACCGTCTACACCTCGCAGGCCGCCTTTCTGGCGGCGGTGACTGCGCCCGGCGTCGACACCTTCACCGGCTTCTCCATCACCGGCTCTACGCCCAGCCCCATCACCCGCAGTGCGGGCGCCTACGGCTACACCGCCTCGGTCACCACCACCTCCTTCTTCGGCGCCGGCACCACGGCCAATCCCTGGCTGTCCACCAACACCGCCACCGACACCATCACCTTCAACAACTTCACCGGCGGCGTCAGCGCCTTTGGTGGCAACTTCTTTGGCTCCAACATCGCGGGTCTGTTCGCGGCCGGCGATGTGGTGCTGACCGCCACCGATGCCAGCGGCACCTACACCCAGTCCATCACCGGCGCCACCACCAGCAGCTTCCTCGGCTTTGTGTCCGATGGCCCGCTGCTGTCGGCCACCCTGGCGGCAGTGCAACCGGCCTCCGGCTTCCTCTGGCCCACGGCCGACAACCTGACCCTGGCCGCGGTCGCCGCAGTGCCGGAGCCGGGCACCTATGCCCTGTTGCTGTCGGGTCTGGGCGTGCTCGGCTTCATGGCACGCCGCCGCCGCGAAGGCTGA